From Ovis aries strain OAR_USU_Benz2616 breed Rambouillet chromosome 21, ARS-UI_Ramb_v3.0, whole genome shotgun sequence, a single genomic window includes:
- the CHKA gene encoding choline kinase alpha isoform X16 — MLFQCSLPDTLATVGDEPRKVLLRLYGAILKMVFLIKLWNGKQSCNKEGSEQAQKDSEFQSVLPGRPEAGSLLCHSSPPAVSHLQVRWLCSFGPDLGSGAEAMVLESVMFAILAERSLGPKLFGIFPQGRLEQFIPSRRLDTEELSLPDISAEIAEKMARFHGMKMPFNKEPKWLFGTMEKYLNQVLRIRFTGESKVKQLHRFLSYNLPLELENLRSLLESTPSPVVFCHNDCQEGNILLLDGRENSEKQKLMLIDFEYSSYNYRGFDIGNHFCEWMYDYNYEKYPFFRANILKYPTRKQQLHFISNYLAAFQNEFENLSNEEKSVIEEEMLLEVNRFALASHFFWGLWSIVQAKISSIEFGYMVCTGAVFLFYSQGKRLVVQERLAVNGSSFQRVTVPLRIPAPGGQHRDSGLPRQHSGSHRCGC; from the exons ATGCTGTTCCAGTGCTCCTTGCCCGACACCCTGGCCACAGTTGGAGACGAGCCTCGGAAGGTGCTCCTGCGGCTGTACGGGGCTATCCTGAAGATG GTATTTTTGATAAAGCTGTGGAATGGAAAG CAGTCCTGTAATAAAGAGGGATCCGAACAAGCTCAGAAAGACAGTGAATTTCAA TCCGTCCTTCCTGGCAGGCCGGAAGCAGGAAGCCTCCTCTGTCACTCCTCCCCTCCCGCTGTGTCCCACCTGCAAGTCCGTTGGTTGTGTTCCTTTGGACCGGACCTTGGATCT GGCGCCGAGGCCATGGTCCTGGAGAGCGTCATGTTTGCCATTCTCGCGGAGAGGTCGCTGGGGCCGAAGCTCTTTGGCATTTTCCCCCAAGGCCGCCTGGAGCAGTTCATCCCG AGCCGGCGATTAGACACTGAAGAATTAAGTTTGCCAGATATTTCTgcagaaatagctgagaaaatggCCAGATTTCATGGTATGAAAATGCCATTCAATAAGGAACCAAAATGGCTCTTTGGAACAATGGAAAA ATACCTGAATCAAGTGCTGAGAATTAGGTTTACCGGGGAGTCCAAAGTGAAGCAGCTGCATAGGTTCCTCAGCTACAACCTGCCTCTGGAGCTAGAAAACCTGAG GTCATTGCTTGAATCCACTCCATCTCCCGTCGTGTTCTGTCACAATGACTGTCAGGAAG GTAACATCTTACTGCTGGATGGCAGGGAgaattcagaaaaacagaaactcaTGCTCATCGACTTTGAATACAGCAGTTACAACTATAG gggATTTGACATTGGGAATCATTTCTGTGAATGGATGTATGATTATAATTATGAAAAGTACCCTTTTTTTAGAGCAAACATCCTGAAGTACCCcaccaggaagcaacag ctccattttatttccaattaCTTGGCTGCATtccaaaatgaatttgaaaacctCAGTAACGAAGAAAAGTCTGTTATAGAAGAAGAAATGCTGCTTGAAGTCAATAG GTTTGCCCTCGCGTCCCATTTCTTCTGGGGACTCTGGTCCATCGTTCAGGCCAAGATTTCCTCCATTGAATTTGGGTACATGGTATGTACTGGGGCGGTTTTTCTCTTCTACTCCCAGGGGAAACGCCTCGTTGTACAGGAGCGCTTGGCAGTAAATGGCTCTTCCTTCCAGAGGGTCACCGTCCCCCTCCGCATTCCTGCGCCAGGTGGCCAGCACCGGGACAGCGGGCTCCCCAGGCAGCACAGTGGAAGCCACCGTTGTGGGTGCTGA
- the CHKA gene encoding choline kinase alpha isoform X15 → MASLTQWTGGLSNMLFQCSLPDTLATVGDEPRKVLLRLYGAILKMVFLIKLWNGKQSCNKEGSEQAQKDSEFQSVLPGRPEAGSLLCHSSPPAVSHLQVRWLCSFGPDLGSGAEAMVLESVMFAILAERSLGPKLFGIFPQGRLEQFIPSRRLDTEELSLPDISAEIAEKMARFHGMKMPFNKEPKWLFGTMEKYLNQVLRIRFTGESKVKQLHRFLSYNLPLELENLRSLLESTPSPVVFCHNDCQEGNILLLDGRENSEKQKLMLIDFEYSSYNYRGFDIGNHFCEWMYDYNYEKYPFFRANILKYPTRKQQLHFISNYLAAFQNEFENLSNEEKSVIEEEMLLEVNRFALASHFFWGLWSIVQAKISSIEFGYMVCTGAVFLFYSQGKRLVVQERLAVNGSSFQRVTVPLRIPAPGGQHRDSGLPRQHSGSHRCGC, encoded by the exons atggcgtcactgactcagtggac AGGTGGCCTCAGCAACATGCTGTTCCAGTGCTCCTTGCCCGACACCCTGGCCACAGTTGGAGACGAGCCTCGGAAGGTGCTCCTGCGGCTGTACGGGGCTATCCTGAAGATG GTATTTTTGATAAAGCTGTGGAATGGAAAG CAGTCCTGTAATAAAGAGGGATCCGAACAAGCTCAGAAAGACAGTGAATTTCAA TCCGTCCTTCCTGGCAGGCCGGAAGCAGGAAGCCTCCTCTGTCACTCCTCCCCTCCCGCTGTGTCCCACCTGCAAGTCCGTTGGTTGTGTTCCTTTGGACCGGACCTTGGATCT GGCGCCGAGGCCATGGTCCTGGAGAGCGTCATGTTTGCCATTCTCGCGGAGAGGTCGCTGGGGCCGAAGCTCTTTGGCATTTTCCCCCAAGGCCGCCTGGAGCAGTTCATCCCG AGCCGGCGATTAGACACTGAAGAATTAAGTTTGCCAGATATTTCTgcagaaatagctgagaaaatggCCAGATTTCATGGTATGAAAATGCCATTCAATAAGGAACCAAAATGGCTCTTTGGAACAATGGAAAA ATACCTGAATCAAGTGCTGAGAATTAGGTTTACCGGGGAGTCCAAAGTGAAGCAGCTGCATAGGTTCCTCAGCTACAACCTGCCTCTGGAGCTAGAAAACCTGAG GTCATTGCTTGAATCCACTCCATCTCCCGTCGTGTTCTGTCACAATGACTGTCAGGAAG GTAACATCTTACTGCTGGATGGCAGGGAgaattcagaaaaacagaaactcaTGCTCATCGACTTTGAATACAGCAGTTACAACTATAG gggATTTGACATTGGGAATCATTTCTGTGAATGGATGTATGATTATAATTATGAAAAGTACCCTTTTTTTAGAGCAAACATCCTGAAGTACCCcaccaggaagcaacag ctccattttatttccaattaCTTGGCTGCATtccaaaatgaatttgaaaacctCAGTAACGAAGAAAAGTCTGTTATAGAAGAAGAAATGCTGCTTGAAGTCAATAG GTTTGCCCTCGCGTCCCATTTCTTCTGGGGACTCTGGTCCATCGTTCAGGCCAAGATTTCCTCCATTGAATTTGGGTACATGGTATGTACTGGGGCGGTTTTTCTCTTCTACTCCCAGGGGAAACGCCTCGTTGTACAGGAGCGCTTGGCAGTAAATGGCTCTTCCTTCCAGAGGGTCACCGTCCCCCTCCGCATTCCTGCGCCAGGTGGCCAGCACCGGGACAGCGGGCTCCCCAGGCAGCACAGTGGAAGCCACCGTTGTGGGTGCTGA